The following are encoded together in the Iodobacter fluviatilis genome:
- a CDS encoding ClpXP protease specificity-enhancing factor yields MQTVSTKPYLIRALHEWCSDHAYTPYLVVRVMGKMQVPMEHVKNNEIVLDISYNATHNLSIGNDYISFSARFSGVSREILVPIGCVVSIFSRENGEGMGFEYEGAQEIEPEDAPPTDTPPRPTGKPQLRVVK; encoded by the coding sequence ATGCAAACTGTCTCTACCAAACCTTATTTGATTCGTGCCCTGCATGAATGGTGCTCAGACCACGCTTACACGCCTTATTTAGTTGTGCGAGTGATGGGCAAAATGCAAGTGCCAATGGAACACGTTAAGAATAACGAAATTGTGCTGGATATCAGCTACAACGCAACGCATAACCTCTCGATTGGTAACGATTACATCAGCTTTTCGGCTCGCTTTAGCGGCGTTTCCCGTGAAATTTTGGTGCCAATCGGCTGCGTGGTTTCAATTTTCTCCCGCGAAAATGGCGAAGGAATGGGCTTTGAATACGAAGGCGCTCAGGAAATAGAGCCTGAAGACGCCCCGCCCACCGATACCCCTCCCCGCCCAACGGGCAAGCCGCAATTACGCGTTGTGAAATAA